One window of Triticum dicoccoides isolate Atlit2015 ecotype Zavitan chromosome 5A, WEW_v2.0, whole genome shotgun sequence genomic DNA carries:
- the LOC119299687 gene encoding cytochrome P450 71A1-like, producing the protein MPFPSPLALLAVSCMLLLLLVRSMTRATKPLAHRHRLPPCPQGLPIVGNLHQLGGLPHRTLHALAAAHGPVMLLRLGRVPTLVVSSADAAREVLQLQDHAFANRPSLTIPRRLLYGCTDSAFAPHGAYWRGVRKIAVLHLLNPARVRAYRGEREEEVAELVRKVERQAHEGGGVMRLSELLSGFAKDVNGRIVLGVRASGGAGWRAKVDALLEEASALLGEFHVGDYFPWLAWVAAVDGTDAKVSRAFERIDRILEIIVAASAGTGCRHDEAFVHVLLSLQSDSSGAGWRLTRDNVKALLEDLFGAGTDSTIIVLEWVMAELLRNKEAMQKLQQEIRRHCTKSHSRVITEQDLQALKYLRAVIKETMRLHPPGPLLVPRESMQHAKVHFYDVPRGTRIIVNAWAVGRDPAVWDNADEFRPERFLDSEVDFRGQHPQLIPFGAGRRMCPGIGFTTSVVELALVNLLGQFNWTVPMLKNKAPGMVNMEEASGITSRKRVPLCAVVTRPT; encoded by the exons ATGCCATTCCCGTCACCGCTAGCCCTCCTGGCCGTCTCGTGCATGCTGCTGCTCCTGCTTGTGCGCAGCATGACGCGAGCCACAAAACCTCTCGCGCACCGCCACCGCCTGCCACCCTGCCCGCAGGGTCTCCCGATCGTCGGCAACCTCCACCAGCTCGGCGGGCTCCCGCACCGCACCCTGCACGCGCTCGCCGCGGCGCACGGGCCCGTCATGCTGCTCCGCCTCGGCCGCGTGCCCACCCTGGTCGTCTCGTCTGCAGACGCGGCGCGCGAGGTGCTGCAGCTGCAGGACCACGCCTTCGCGAACCGGCCCTCGCTCACCATCCCGCGGCGGCTCCTCTACGGCTGCACGGATAGCGCCTTCGCTCCCCACGGCGCCTACTGGCGCGGCGTGCGCAAGATCGCCGTGCTCCACCTGCTGAACCCCGCCAGGGTGCGCGCCTACCGtggcgagcgcgaggaggaggtcgCCGAGCTTGTCCGGAAGGTGGAGCGGCAGGCACATgaaggcggcggcgtgatgcggctgAGCGAGCTCCTGAGCGGCTTCGCCAAGGACGTGAACGGGCGGATCGTGCTCGGGGTGCGCGCCTCGGGCGGGGCCGGGTGGCGGGCCAAGGTGGACGCGCTGCTCGAGGAGGCCAGCGCGCTGCTCGGGGAGTTCCACGTCGGCGACTACTTCCCGTGGCTGGCATGGGTGGCCGCCGTGGACGGGACGGACGCCAAGGTGAGCAGGGCGTTTGAGAGGATTGATCGCATTCTCGAGATCATCGTGGCCGCGAGCGCTGGCACGGGGTGCCGCCACGACGAGGCGTTCGTGCATGTGCTGCTATCATTGCAGAGTGATTCGAGCGGGGCTGGGTGGCGCTTGACCAGGGACAACGTCAAGGCTCTACTTGAG GACCTGTTCGGAGCAGGGACAGACTCGACCATAATCGTTTTGGAATGGGTCATGGCCGAACTACTCCGCAACAAGGAAGCGATGCAAAAGCTACAACAAGAGATCAGACGCCACTGCACGAAGAGTCACTCACGCGTCATCACCGAGCAGGACCTCCAAGCATTGAAGTACCTTAGGGCCGTCATCAAGGAGACGATGCGGCTGCATCCGCCAGGGCCTCTCCTTGTCCCTCGCGAGTCTATGCAGCACGCAAAGGTCCACTTCTACGACGTCCCACGTGGGACAAGAATCATTGTGAACGCATGGGCTGTTGGCAGGGACCCGGCGGTATGGGATAACGCTGACGAGTTTCGTCCAGAGCGGTTCCTTGATAGCGAGGTGGACTTCCGTGGGCAGCATCCTCAACTCATACCGTTTGGCGCCGGGAGGAGGATGTGCCCTGGGATCGGGTTCACGACATCCGTCGTCGAGCTGGCACTAGTGAACCTGTTGGGACAATTCAATTGGACGGTTCCTATGTTGAAGAATAAGGCGCCGGGGATGGTGAACATGGAGGAGGCCTCTGGGATCACATCACGAAAGAGGGTGCCGCTGTGCGCCGTAGTGACACGGCCGACATAG